In Deltaproteobacteria bacterium, the following are encoded in one genomic region:
- a CDS encoding glycine cleavage system protein R: protein MADTNHLILTAVGPDRIGLVEKISQFIARHGCNIEDSKMAVFCGEFAVIVLISGAANKLSTIASDSREIESETGLTISTKTPAVRETTQAFLPYKLTASCMDHPGIVYQISNVLSSLGINIESMETKTYAAPISGTPIFQLEADIAVPVTTNINQLRERFGEIQREENIDIELAAAKS, encoded by the coding sequence ATGGCCGACACAAATCATTTAATCTTGACCGCCGTCGGACCGGACCGGATAGGCCTGGTCGAAAAAATTTCTCAGTTCATCGCGCGCCACGGCTGCAACATCGAAGACAGCAAGATGGCGGTGTTTTGCGGCGAGTTTGCCGTCATCGTGTTGATCAGCGGCGCAGCGAATAAACTGTCGACAATCGCCAGCGACTCCCGCGAGATCGAATCTGAAACGGGTTTAACGATATCGACCAAGACACCGGCGGTGCGCGAAACCACGCAAGCCTTCCTACCCTACAAACTCACCGCATCGTGCATGGATCATCCCGGCATCGTCTATCAAATCAGCAACGTGCTGAGCAGCCTGGGCATCAACATCGAATCCATGGAAACCAAAACCTACGCCGCGCCGATCAGCGGCACGCCGATCTTCCAGCTCGAAGCCGATATCGCCGTGCCGGTGACGACCAATATCAATCAGCTGCGCGAGCGCTTCGGCGAGATTCAACGCGAAGAAAACATCGACATCGAGTTGGCCGCGGCGAAGAGCTGA